The proteins below come from a single Candidatus Binatia bacterium genomic window:
- a CDS encoding cytochrome P450, translating to MKDPLAFNPFDPAEAHGMWDVAAALRRQGPVVRLANGFVFASRYAAARTVLLESRTFCAQGGFRPDGQYVPMEDRNIGELDPPEHGPIRQLARSGAGGRGVAENLRPFVRAHAEQLLDTLVAAGGGDLITGYGLALTNLVIAQLLGVPLEDSPKLAHWTEEVVSSNTTGGPKDSARGRADAFPDFIGYVDGLIEARLSAETAPQDAITRIVQTGIEDAELPVPMVRMILVNLLLGGTATTRDTIGNLLHELIVHHDLHERLRADRSLVPAAVEESLRLAPPVLFVLRRTTESTLLGGLDVSPGERILVAIASANRDEEIYPEAETFSLDRVDPEPHLSFGHGAHLCVGAALSRMEVQEALDVFLDRFAPGDLAHARGFEFAHVPVPFLFGPQSVDVTLTPRFHEESPHAR from the coding sequence ATGAAGGACCCTCTCGCATTCAACCCGTTTGATCCCGCCGAGGCGCACGGCATGTGGGACGTAGCGGCCGCGCTCCGCCGCCAGGGGCCCGTGGTTCGACTCGCCAACGGCTTCGTCTTCGCATCGCGCTACGCAGCCGCCCGGACGGTCCTCCTCGAGAGCCGGACGTTCTGCGCGCAGGGTGGATTTCGCCCCGATGGCCAATACGTCCCGATGGAGGATCGGAACATCGGCGAGCTCGACCCGCCCGAGCACGGACCGATCCGACAACTCGCGCGTTCCGGTGCCGGCGGACGCGGCGTCGCGGAGAACCTCCGCCCCTTCGTGCGTGCACACGCAGAACAGCTCCTCGACACGCTCGTCGCCGCCGGGGGCGGCGATCTCATCACCGGCTACGGACTCGCCCTCACGAACCTCGTGATCGCCCAGTTGCTCGGCGTTCCGCTCGAGGACAGCCCCAAGCTCGCGCACTGGACCGAAGAAGTCGTGAGCTCCAACACGACAGGCGGCCCGAAGGACTCCGCGCGGGGGCGCGCCGACGCGTTCCCCGACTTCATCGGCTACGTCGACGGCCTGATCGAGGCGCGGCTGTCGGCCGAAACCGCGCCACAAGACGCCATCACCCGCATCGTCCAGACAGGGATCGAAGACGCCGAGCTACCCGTCCCGATGGTTCGAATGATTCTGGTCAACCTGCTCCTCGGCGGCACCGCGACCACGCGCGACACGATCGGCAACCTTCTGCACGAGCTGATCGTACACCACGATCTGCACGAACGGCTGCGGGCGGACCGCTCCCTCGTGCCGGCCGCGGTAGAGGAATCGCTGCGGCTCGCGCCTCCCGTTCTCTTCGTCCTCCGAAGGACGACCGAGTCCACCCTCCTCGGCGGGCTCGACGTCAGCCCCGGCGAACGGATTCTCGTCGCGATCGCATCCGCGAATCGCGACGAGGAAATCTACCCCGAGGCGGAGACGTTCTCTCTCGACCGGGTCGACCCGGAACCGCATCTCTCCTTTGGACATGGCGCGCACCTCTGCGTCGGCGCGGCCCTGTCACGGATGGAGGTCCAGGAGGCGCTCGACGTGTTCCTGGACCGGTTCGCGCCCGGCGATCTCGCACACGCGCGGGGCTTCGAGTTCGCTCACGTCCCCGTACCATTCCTTTTCGGTCCGCAGAGCGTCGACGTCACGCTCACCCCACGCTTCCACGAGGAGAGTCCCCATGCCCGCTGA
- a CDS encoding AarF/UbiB family protein: MPSDTPTPSALGVALRDLARLREVATAVAKHGFGELLADTPLVRKAFGGDAPPDEETGLESESAAVRLARLLGSLGPTYIKLGQILSTRRDLLPDEYITALETLQDDAPVLPAGEVRMAVEEGLGASIEESFQSFDERPLGTASIAQTHRAVTHAGTAVVVKVQRPGIEETMRGDLDLLYLAAQVLEASIDEMQLMGITDVVQEFERALLEELDFREELKNLLAARQFLDSERSVVVPRPFPELSSRTVLCMELFEGCALRELTSGSDEARSAVEELLGSTCKQVFVDGFFHGDPHAGNILVDGEGRVCLIDFGLVGKLREEQRQDLVTLIVAVISGDSGTIARVLLRMGTPTQRVDLGALKREIDRIHEEYLSGARLSDVDSAGFVEDFAAAAGHFRIKLAPEYSVLTKSAATLEGVIRSLHPDVDLVSLARPYVEHVVAERFSPASVLQGLASDLGDLGSIAQRLPAQLDQVLHDVETGNLQVHAVTPGLDEIPALLHQMASRLAVAAFAASLSICAALLVAGGGGHLTLGVLCGLLAGGGWTALFWWHFIGRGKPVKLGPLLKMFRR; encoded by the coding sequence ATGCCGTCGGACACCCCCACCCCCTCCGCCCTAGGAGTCGCGCTCCGAGATCTCGCCCGGCTGCGCGAGGTCGCCACAGCCGTCGCCAAGCACGGCTTCGGCGAGCTCCTGGCCGACACTCCCCTCGTGCGGAAGGCCTTCGGCGGCGATGCGCCGCCGGATGAAGAGACGGGGCTCGAATCGGAGTCGGCGGCCGTCCGGCTCGCGCGGCTCCTCGGCTCGCTGGGTCCGACGTACATCAAGCTTGGCCAAATCCTCTCGACACGCCGCGACCTCTTGCCCGACGAGTACATCACCGCGCTAGAGACCCTGCAGGATGATGCGCCCGTTCTCCCGGCGGGCGAGGTGCGGATGGCCGTGGAGGAGGGCCTCGGGGCGTCGATCGAAGAGAGCTTCCAGTCGTTCGACGAGAGGCCTCTGGGGACCGCCTCGATTGCGCAGACCCACCGCGCCGTCACGCACGCCGGGACGGCGGTCGTCGTGAAAGTGCAGCGTCCGGGCATCGAGGAGACGATGCGGGGCGATCTCGACCTGCTCTACCTCGCCGCGCAGGTTCTCGAAGCCAGCATCGACGAGATGCAGCTCATGGGCATCACCGACGTCGTCCAAGAGTTCGAGCGAGCGCTCCTCGAGGAGTTGGACTTCCGAGAGGAGCTGAAAAACCTTCTCGCGGCGCGGCAGTTCCTCGATTCTGAACGGAGCGTGGTCGTGCCGCGGCCGTTCCCAGAGCTTTCGAGTCGCACCGTGCTCTGCATGGAGCTCTTCGAGGGGTGCGCTCTGCGGGAGCTCACTTCGGGGAGCGACGAAGCACGGTCGGCAGTCGAGGAGCTGCTGGGCTCGACGTGCAAGCAGGTCTTCGTCGACGGCTTCTTCCACGGCGATCCGCACGCGGGCAACATCCTGGTCGACGGCGAGGGGCGCGTTTGCCTGATCGACTTCGGTCTCGTCGGCAAACTGCGCGAGGAGCAACGGCAAGATCTAGTGACGCTGATCGTCGCTGTGATCTCGGGCGACTCGGGCACGATCGCGCGTGTACTCCTGCGGATGGGGACGCCGACGCAGCGCGTGGATCTCGGCGCCTTGAAGAGGGAGATCGACCGGATTCACGAGGAGTACCTCTCGGGTGCTCGTCTGTCCGACGTCGACTCTGCAGGATTCGTCGAGGATTTCGCAGCCGCGGCGGGCCACTTTCGCATCAAGCTGGCCCCGGAGTATTCGGTCCTCACGAAGTCCGCTGCGACGCTCGAGGGCGTGATTCGCAGCCTCCATCCGGATGTCGATCTCGTGAGCCTGGCGCGGCCCTACGTCGAACACGTCGTGGCGGAGCGCTTCTCGCCCGCGTCGGTCCTGCAGGGCCTCGCCTCGGACCTGGGTGATCTCGGATCGATCGCGCAGCGCTTGCCCGCGCAGCTCGATCAGGTGCTGCACGACGTGGAGACGGGAAATCTGCAGGTGCACGCGGTCACGCCCGGCCTCGACGAGATCCCGGCGCTTCTCCACCAGATGGCGAGCCGGCTCGCGGTCGCGGCGTTCGCCGCGTCGCTCTCGATTTGTGCGGCCTTGCTCGTTGCCGGGGGCGGTGGGCACCTGACGCTCGGCGTCCTATGTGGGCTGCTCGCAGGCGGCGGCTGGACGGCACTCTTTTGGTGGCACTTCATCGGGCGCGGCAAGCCAGTGAAGCTCGGGCCGCTCCTAAAGATGTTCCGTCGCTAG
- a CDS encoding Xaa-Pro peptidase family protein translates to MRRERLARLQTSLADSGADGLVLLSPSNQEYAGVRRPCSDAMRVYYEPTVVALTADAVLHVWTPFEDGVPPEVPTENVHRELDVEFPEGIDALGAALRTIFGDQPRLGIDELTGPLLERLGDPSSGFTWIDGSRVTGPARLQKTRDEIGCLVRAQRINEAAIADVQAALRPGVRQTELSALLFRRAFELGATASCVDPIWNLTPKNRADQTRTVNGDVGFPIASSDRFLREGDLILCDTGLVWEGYHSDFGATWICGDDPTPSAGLQDCFRRWRDVMSCVYDSVRPGRSATDIVREVIALEPQYKLDHFYLAHGVGCDSAEAPFMGTDRSLEGDDDIELLPGMTIVFEPVIWQDGIGGYRSEELVVVTDTGCDRLSAHGYAPFEETP, encoded by the coding sequence ATGAGGCGGGAGCGCCTGGCGCGCCTCCAAACGAGTCTCGCCGATTCGGGCGCGGACGGCCTCGTGCTGCTCTCACCCTCGAACCAGGAGTACGCCGGCGTCCGGCGGCCGTGCTCCGACGCGATGCGGGTCTACTACGAGCCGACCGTAGTGGCCCTGACAGCCGACGCCGTCCTCCACGTCTGGACTCCCTTCGAGGACGGCGTCCCCCCCGAGGTGCCGACGGAGAACGTCCACCGCGAATTGGACGTCGAGTTCCCCGAGGGGATCGACGCGCTCGGTGCGGCGCTTCGAACGATCTTCGGCGACCAGCCTCGCCTCGGCATCGACGAGCTGACCGGCCCGTTGCTCGAACGCCTCGGCGATCCGAGCTCTGGGTTCACCTGGATCGACGGCTCCCGGGTGACGGGCCCCGCACGCCTTCAGAAGACCCGCGACGAGATCGGCTGCCTCGTGCGCGCACAGCGCATCAACGAAGCTGCGATCGCGGACGTCCAGGCCGCGCTCCGGCCCGGCGTTCGACAGACGGAACTGTCCGCCCTCCTGTTCCGCCGCGCGTTCGAGCTGGGAGCGACCGCCAGCTGCGTCGATCCGATCTGGAACCTCACCCCGAAGAACCGAGCCGATCAGACCCGCACAGTAAACGGCGACGTCGGCTTCCCGATCGCGTCGAGCGACCGGTTCCTGCGCGAAGGCGACCTGATCCTCTGCGACACGGGCCTCGTGTGGGAGGGCTACCACTCCGACTTCGGCGCCACCTGGATCTGCGGAGACGATCCGACCCCGAGCGCGGGACTACAGGACTGCTTCCGCCGCTGGCGAGACGTGATGTCCTGCGTCTACGACTCCGTCCGCCCCGGCCGCTCCGCGACCGACATCGTTCGCGAGGTCATCGCTCTCGAACCGCAATACAAGCTCGACCACTTCTATCTCGCCCACGGCGTCGGATGCGATTCGGCCGAAGCGCCGTTCATGGGAACCGACCGTAGCCTCGAAGGCGACGACGACATCGAACTGCTCCCCGGGATGACCATCGTCTTCGAGCCCGTGATCTGGCAGGACGGAATCGGCGGCTACCGCAGCGAAGAGCTGGTCGTCGTCACCGACACGGGCTGTGACCGCCTCAGTGCCCACGGCTACGCTCCTTTCGAGGAGACTCCGTAG
- a CDS encoding amidohydrolase family protein has translation MSSPDRIYSCDDHLDISATPRDLWSTRLPAKYRDIGPRVVEMGSAQVWMVGDTPFGLSGSTGGYPTALSRVEGLEDDAFRPSNPVRRLEDMERDGVHASIVYGPAALFRFPIDEVEHTNATLRAWNDWAAEEFNSHAPDRLSALPFLPSDSPEAAVEEFHRCAKLGHRGAILNPFEAAIEDPAWDRLWSAAAEARLPISFHVGGGTRVMPERDSWKIATFASVVPMQLDEPLAIMIFSGALERVPNFNLVLAECGVGWLPYFLARLDATYDKHSAPYPSYSIKTKPSEIFERQIYATFEEEPLGPTLLPLLPPRNFMWASDYPHPDSTWPESRKAIAHALSSLPPETVRLVTSDNCKGLYNLP, from the coding sequence ATGAGCTCTCCCGACCGGATCTACTCCTGCGACGACCACCTCGACATCTCGGCCACCCCCCGCGACCTGTGGTCGACGCGACTTCCCGCCAAGTACCGTGACATCGGCCCGCGGGTCGTGGAGATGGGCAGCGCCCAGGTGTGGATGGTCGGCGACACACCGTTCGGGTTGAGCGGCAGCACCGGCGGCTATCCGACCGCGCTTTCCCGGGTCGAGGGGCTCGAGGACGACGCGTTTCGCCCTTCCAATCCGGTCCGGCGACTCGAGGACATGGAGCGTGACGGCGTTCACGCCTCGATCGTGTACGGGCCCGCCGCGTTGTTCCGCTTCCCAATCGACGAAGTGGAACACACGAACGCCACGCTGCGCGCCTGGAACGATTGGGCCGCGGAGGAGTTCAACAGCCACGCGCCCGACCGCTTGAGCGCCCTCCCCTTCCTTCCGAGCGACTCTCCCGAAGCCGCGGTCGAGGAGTTCCATCGCTGCGCAAAACTCGGCCACCGCGGTGCGATCCTGAACCCCTTCGAGGCCGCCATCGAAGACCCCGCCTGGGACCGACTCTGGTCCGCGGCCGCCGAGGCCCGCCTCCCCATCAGCTTTCACGTCGGCGGCGGAACGCGCGTCATGCCCGAACGCGATAGTTGGAAGATCGCCACCTTCGCTTCGGTGGTCCCCATGCAGCTCGACGAGCCGCTCGCGATCATGATCTTTTCCGGCGCCCTCGAGCGCGTGCCGAACTTCAATCTCGTTCTCGCCGAGTGCGGCGTCGGGTGGCTGCCCTATTTCCTGGCGCGACTCGACGCGACGTACGACAAGCACTCCGCTCCGTATCCGAGCTACAGCATCAAGACCAAGCCGAGCGAGATCTTCGAACGGCAGATCTACGCGACCTTCGAGGAAGAACCTCTGGGGCCGACTCTTCTGCCACTGCTTCCGCCCCGGAATTTCATGTGGGCGTCCGACTACCCCCACCCGGACAGCACGTGGCCGGAATCACGAAAGGCCATTGCGCACGCCCTCTCGAGCCTTCCCCCGGAGACGGTGCGCCTCGTGACGAGCGACAACTGTAAGGGTCTCTACAACCTCCCCTGA
- a CDS encoding M24 family metallopeptidase, protein MASHEIAIGPREDRAGIDFAALRRARRGRVFAAMEQLGLDACLFGRETNARYVAGQRRLWTSNTRAYLPTCIAIRRTGRVHVMTLSSSVEDAPEDLPSEDVYGRSFDAARLLGIYRALPGLPEAKRVGVDGLTVPTRDLIGHICPNAEIVAAEATMRELRRVKLPAEVDCIRVALAIAESSLQCTADLLRPGVTGQELQSRYLERMCTLGTSLFAQQGTFHPARPGAVPPFGTRAEPFTPGQLVVLSGGALWSGYEGSLARTWRCPDGDDPSAGQRALYSRWRELLARLLEQCRPGRSGAELVSAYQASGEPLPRGAFAYSVGLGHEGPIAGSGQGAYLDRRQVLAHDMVVALRPWVSDEQCGFLGEEVVRITGGAPERLTTMSHGPLSHAGSGLV, encoded by the coding sequence GTGGCGAGCCACGAGATCGCGATCGGCCCGCGGGAGGACCGCGCCGGCATCGACTTCGCCGCTTTGCGCCGCGCGAGGCGCGGGCGTGTCTTTGCCGCCATGGAGCAGCTCGGGTTGGATGCCTGCCTATTCGGCCGCGAAACCAACGCGCGCTACGTGGCGGGACAGCGGCGGCTGTGGACATCGAACACCCGCGCCTATCTCCCCACCTGCATCGCAATCCGCAGAACCGGCCGCGTCCATGTCATGACCCTCTCGTCGAGCGTCGAAGACGCCCCCGAAGACCTCCCGAGCGAAGACGTCTACGGCCGATCCTTCGACGCCGCCCGGCTTCTCGGCATCTACCGCGCCCTACCCGGCTTGCCCGAAGCGAAGCGAGTCGGCGTCGACGGACTCACCGTGCCGACGCGCGATCTGATCGGCCACATCTGTCCGAACGCCGAGATCGTTGCGGCCGAAGCCACGATGCGCGAGCTCCGGCGCGTGAAGCTCCCGGCGGAAGTCGACTGCATCCGCGTCGCCCTCGCGATCGCCGAGTCGTCCCTCCAGTGCACCGCGGACCTTCTGCGCCCGGGCGTCACGGGCCAGGAGCTGCAGTCACGATACCTGGAGCGCATGTGCACGCTGGGAACCTCTCTGTTCGCACAGCAGGGAACCTTCCACCCCGCGAGACCCGGCGCGGTGCCCCCGTTCGGAACGCGCGCGGAGCCCTTCACGCCGGGCCAGCTCGTCGTCCTGTCCGGCGGCGCGCTCTGGAGCGGCTACGAGGGATCACTCGCGCGCACGTGGCGATGCCCGGACGGTGACGATCCTTCGGCCGGACAGCGCGCACTCTACTCGCGTTGGCGCGAGCTCCTCGCCCGCCTCCTCGAACAGTGCCGGCCCGGGCGTTCGGGGGCCGAGCTGGTGAGCGCCTATCAAGCGTCGGGCGAACCCCTTCCCCGAGGCGCGTTCGCTTACAGCGTCGGCCTGGGGCACGAGGGCCCCATCGCGGGAAGCGGCCAGGGGGCATACCTGGACCGACGACAAGTCCTCGCGCATGACATGGTCGTCGCGCTTCGCCCCTGGGTGTCCGACGAACAGTGTGGGTTCCTCGGCGAGGAAGTCGTCCGAATCACCGGCGGAGCACCGGAGCGACTCACGACGATGAGCCACGGACCGCTGTCTCACGCCGGTAGCGGGCTCGTATGA
- a CDS encoding glutathione S-transferase, with translation MTQKYRLFSWELSYFSGKVRAYMRYKDHFDALGPGYEDILCSFDLILGLLAPNTGAATVPQILAPDGTWVHDSSEIIDYFEGLYPEPRVTPDPRTRPRQALTAHLIELLADEWMVVWGFWERWHHSLEGVEPNHLQFNLQQWGSAFAPGESGTGRRDAARTMYDAMLGPTVHAGLTDLGMSKRTEAAWTTSMHRILQRLEDHFDRHDYVLGGRPSLADFGLLGPLYAHLYRDPVPGFDLRVRYPLVTQWVERTNGTNALDARSYNQLLYSLVDGELVGRPATSDGGEWLEDDQIPETLGPVLDVFFEEMWPMLDSTIERTTAYVASDAHAPGGELPSYTFHASAGWEEVQRDGGALTHEFRIGDVTERRMVVPYHLWMLQRIADAVRAGTSTPEGRAALEPFLATFNGGRDILELDGRLEGCRVRKDGGRIFSAA, from the coding sequence ATGACCCAAAAGTACCGACTCTTCTCCTGGGAGCTCAGCTACTTCTCGGGCAAGGTCCGCGCGTACATGCGCTACAAGGATCACTTCGACGCCCTAGGTCCCGGGTACGAAGACATCCTCTGCTCGTTCGACCTCATCCTCGGACTCCTCGCGCCGAACACCGGCGCAGCGACCGTCCCCCAGATCCTTGCCCCCGACGGCACGTGGGTGCACGACTCCAGCGAGATCATCGACTACTTCGAGGGTCTGTACCCCGAGCCGCGCGTGACCCCGGATCCGCGCACCCGCCCGCGGCAAGCGCTCACCGCGCACCTCATCGAACTGCTGGCCGACGAGTGGATGGTCGTGTGGGGTTTCTGGGAGCGCTGGCACCACTCCCTCGAAGGCGTCGAGCCCAATCACCTACAGTTCAACCTCCAGCAATGGGGGAGTGCCTTCGCCCCCGGTGAATCCGGCACGGGCCGGCGCGACGCTGCGCGCACGATGTACGACGCAATGCTCGGGCCCACCGTGCACGCAGGACTCACCGACCTCGGCATGAGCAAACGGACCGAGGCCGCGTGGACGACCAGCATGCACCGGATCCTCCAGCGCCTCGAAGACCACTTCGACCGCCACGACTACGTCTTGGGTGGCCGACCCTCCCTTGCCGACTTCGGCTTGCTCGGCCCCCTGTACGCGCACCTCTACCGGGACCCGGTTCCGGGATTCGATCTCCGCGTCCGGTACCCCTTGGTGACCCAATGGGTCGAACGTACGAACGGCACGAACGCGCTCGACGCCCGCAGCTACAATCAGCTCCTCTATTCACTCGTCGACGGCGAACTCGTGGGTCGACCCGCGACGAGCGACGGCGGCGAGTGGCTCGAAGACGACCAGATCCCCGAAACGCTCGGGCCGGTCCTCGACGTGTTCTTCGAAGAGATGTGGCCCATGCTCGACTCCACGATCGAGCGCACGACGGCGTACGTCGCGAGCGATGCGCATGCGCCCGGGGGCGAGTTGCCCTCGTATACCTTCCACGCGAGCGCCGGATGGGAGGAAGTGCAGCGCGACGGGGGCGCCCTCACGCACGAGTTTCGGATCGGCGACGTGACCGAGCGGCGGATGGTCGTGCCCTATCACCTCTGGATGCTCCAGCGGATCGCAGACGCCGTGCGTGCAGGCACGTCGACCCCGGAAGGCCGCGCAGCGTTGGAACCATTCCTCGCTACGTTCAACGGCGGCCGCGACATTCTCGAACTCGACGGGAGACTCGAGGGTTGCCGCGTACGAAAGGACGGCGGTCGCATCTTCAGCGCCGCCTGA
- a CDS encoding VOC family protein → MPAEVRVNHVGHAVADLDRARAFWTGAFDFKVVKELAAPDEGTSRLLGIPAPVGLKAVYLRCDDFVLELLHYADAGLEERGPRIMNEAGLTHLSLLVDDLDTRLDKVRALGGTVLDETRIGDYAILILDPDGQRVELLTNWEKP, encoded by the coding sequence ATGCCCGCTGAGGTCCGAGTAAATCACGTCGGCCACGCCGTTGCCGATCTCGACCGCGCCCGAGCCTTCTGGACCGGAGCCTTCGATTTCAAGGTCGTGAAGGAACTCGCAGCACCCGATGAAGGCACGAGCCGGCTCCTCGGTATCCCTGCGCCGGTCGGCCTGAAGGCCGTGTACCTGCGCTGCGACGATTTCGTTCTCGAACTCTTGCACTACGCCGATGCCGGCCTCGAGGAACGGGGCCCACGCATCATGAACGAAGCCGGCCTCACGCACCTGTCCCTCCTCGTCGACGACCTCGACACGCGCCTCGACAAGGTGCGGGCTCTGGGCGGGACGGTGCTCGACGAGACACGCATCGGCGACTACGCGATCTTGATTCTCGATCCGGATGGGCAACGCGTCGAGCTGCTGACCAACTGGGAGAAGCCCTGA
- a CDS encoding thioesterase family protein produces MSTRFDRDTSVTLNPAGSFDARIDRAWWIVRGPNGGYIAAILVRAMQTAVADHARTLRSLTVHYLRPPAEGPATVVTRIEREGRGLTTVTARLEQNGKLQALATAAFAKSRGGPKLAHAVMPEVAPPEQCPLREAAPTPLHEQFETRIAIGPKSFDPSEKERAALTGGWIRLADPRPIDAALLAAYTDAWPPAVFATKDFPPPMGGVPTVDLTVHIRTPLPVDVPVDDFVLVVFRTRQVHDGFLEEDGEIWSRDGQLLAHSRQLGVAV; encoded by the coding sequence ATGAGCACCCGCTTCGACCGAGACACGTCCGTTACCCTGAACCCCGCAGGCTCCTTCGACGCTCGCATCGATCGGGCCTGGTGGATCGTCCGCGGGCCGAACGGCGGCTATATCGCCGCCATCCTCGTCCGCGCGATGCAGACGGCCGTCGCGGATCACGCGCGCACCCTACGCTCGCTCACCGTTCACTACTTGCGCCCGCCCGCCGAAGGCCCAGCGACCGTCGTCACTCGGATCGAGCGCGAGGGACGCGGCCTCACTACGGTCACCGCTCGGCTCGAACAGAACGGGAAACTGCAAGCCCTTGCGACCGCCGCATTCGCAAAGAGCCGAGGGGGCCCGAAGCTGGCCCACGCCGTGATGCCCGAGGTCGCGCCACCCGAGCAGTGCCCCCTTCGAGAAGCGGCCCCGACTCCACTGCACGAGCAGTTCGAAACGCGCATCGCCATCGGCCCTAAGAGTTTCGACCCGTCAGAAAAGGAACGCGCGGCCCTGACCGGCGGCTGGATCCGACTCGCCGATCCGCGCCCGATCGACGCCGCCCTTCTCGCGGCCTACACCGACGCCTGGCCCCCCGCCGTCTTCGCGACGAAGGACTTCCCGCCGCCGATGGGTGGCGTTCCTACGGTCGACCTGACCGTGCACATCCGGACACCTCTCCCCGTCGACGTCCCGGTCGACGACTTCGTGCTGGTGGTGTTTCGAACACGCCAGGTCCACGACGGATTCCTCGAAGAAGACGGAGAGATCTGGAGTCGCGACGGCCAGCTGCTCGCACACTCACGCCAACTCGGCGTGGCCGTCTGA